Proteins from a single region of Lysinibacillus sp. JNUCC-52:
- a CDS encoding ABC transporter permease yields the protein MAVVNNEQIYVKKQKRPLNWMDLIYPWIVPLLVILLWQAIGSFGFVEEQILPTPIKIISTFVTLLGNGELFYHFTISGQRVLGGFIVGAGTGILLGILTGFSRFAQEVIDPSLQMLRTVPLLALIPLFILWFGLGEFGKVLMIALGAFFPVYVNFFLGIRSVDQKLIEVSKILQFSFWKTITKVVMPSALPNILLGLRLALGTSWLVLVVSEMMGTSAGLGYMIQDARAYAQTDIVFVGLLMFAMLGKCSDSLVYAIERKCLRWRDTFKG from the coding sequence ATGGCAGTTGTAAACAATGAACAAATCTATGTAAAGAAACAGAAGCGTCCATTGAATTGGATGGATTTAATTTATCCATGGATTGTCCCTTTACTCGTCATCCTTCTATGGCAAGCCATTGGAAGTTTCGGTTTTGTCGAAGAACAAATCCTCCCAACGCCCATAAAAATTATATCAACTTTTGTAACATTACTTGGAAATGGAGAACTTTTCTATCACTTCACCATCAGTGGGCAGCGTGTGTTAGGAGGATTTATTGTTGGGGCTGGAACAGGTATTTTACTTGGTATTTTGACGGGCTTTAGTCGTTTCGCGCAAGAGGTGATTGATCCAAGTTTGCAAATGCTTCGGACAGTACCGTTACTTGCATTAATTCCATTATTTATATTGTGGTTTGGTTTGGGTGAATTTGGGAAAGTGCTAATGATTGCACTCGGGGCATTTTTTCCCGTTTATGTAAATTTCTTTTTAGGGATTCGGTCAGTCGATCAAAAGTTGATTGAGGTTTCAAAAATATTGCAGTTTTCGTTTTGGAAAACTATAACGAAGGTTGTTATGCCATCAGCACTTCCAAATATTTTACTAGGTTTACGATTAGCACTAGGCACTTCATGGTTAGTACTTGTTGTTAGCGAAATGATGGGAACAAGTGCAGGGCTTGGCTATATGATTCAAGATGCACGCGCATACGCGCAAACAGACATCGTATTTGTTGGACTTTTGATGTTTGCAATGTTAGGGAAATGTTCAGATTCACTCGTCTATGCGATAGAACGCAAATGTTTAAGATGGCGAGATACTTTTAAAGGATAA
- a CDS encoding amino acid deaminase/aldolase, which produces MTTRFQQAFNGLERPFAWLDFDALDENIKYVQQACGQKKIRIATKSIRSVEVLQYVQQNLSNVVGLMTFTAAETLFLLEQHFDDVLLGYPVMEEIAVRQLLQFVKEGRTVTFMVDRHEHIAFLQKIGSELDIKVSICIDINLSTDFKVLYFGTKRSSLHSLELITPFLLYIKEQSHIEVVGVMGYEAQIAGVGNRPENAIKGRLIDLMQSQAKKQVTQFRRLAIAHIKAYFPKLRFVNGGGTGSMTYTAKQKEVTEITVGSAFYAPALFDQFSHLQLGKAAGFALRVTRKPAQHIVVCHGGGYPASGAIATDRYPAFYEPAYYSFLGLEGAGEVQTPIKVKGKTISIGDTIYFRHAKAGELCERFQALHAIRGDKYVGSFATYRGDGQCFL; this is translated from the coding sequence ATGACGACAAGATTTCAACAAGCTTTCAATGGACTAGAGCGACCATTTGCCTGGCTTGACTTTGATGCACTAGATGAAAATATTAAATATGTTCAACAAGCATGTGGGCAAAAAAAAATACGCATTGCCACAAAATCAATTCGTTCGGTGGAGGTACTGCAATATGTACAGCAAAACCTTTCGAATGTAGTAGGCCTCATGACTTTTACTGCAGCAGAAACATTATTTTTACTTGAACAGCATTTTGATGATGTGCTACTTGGTTATCCCGTTATGGAAGAAATAGCAGTTCGACAGCTTTTACAGTTTGTAAAAGAAGGAAGAACGGTCACATTTATGGTTGATAGACACGAACATATAGCGTTTCTACAGAAAATTGGGTCGGAGCTAGATATTAAAGTATCCATATGTATCGATATCAATTTGTCGACCGATTTTAAAGTGCTCTATTTTGGAACAAAACGTTCTTCTCTTCATTCACTTGAGTTAATAACACCTTTCTTATTATATATAAAAGAGCAATCGCATATAGAAGTGGTAGGTGTCATGGGCTATGAGGCGCAAATTGCTGGTGTAGGCAATCGACCTGAAAATGCTATAAAAGGTAGATTAATAGATTTAATGCAATCACAAGCAAAAAAGCAAGTCACACAGTTTCGTAGATTAGCTATTGCGCATATTAAGGCATATTTTCCGAAATTACGTTTTGTTAATGGTGGTGGGACAGGCAGTATGACGTATACGGCTAAGCAAAAGGAAGTTACGGAAATCACAGTTGGTTCAGCATTTTATGCACCTGCACTGTTTGATCAGTTTTCTCATTTACAGCTTGGCAAAGCAGCAGGCTTTGCACTTCGTGTTACGCGAAAACCAGCACAGCATATTGTGGTTTGTCATGGTGGGGGCTATCCAGCATCGGGAGCGATAGCTACAGATCGATATCCAGCATTTTATGAGCCTGCTTACTATTCGTTTCTCGGTTTAGAAGGAGCAGGAGAGGTGCAAACCCCTATTAAGGTGAAGGGCAAAACAATCTCAATTGGTGACACGATTTATTTTCGTCATGCAAAAGCAGGTGAGCTGTGTGAAAGATTTCAAGCACTCCATGCAATAAGGGGAGATAAATACGTAGGTAGCTTTGCAACATATAGGGGGGACGGTCAATGTTTTCTATAG
- a CDS encoding ABC transporter permease, which yields MESIIEKNMQVRRKKQRLKSHVQLRTLLLGSILPIGLLIIWEVAGRNAYLNPLLLSMPSDILLEFIYLVQHGHLLGHLQISTWRALSGFVLGGGLGLLAGIVVGFSYLSEKLLNPSIQMLRMLPHLAIAPLFILWFGFGETSKLLLIAKGSFFPLYVNTFLGLRSMDRKLFEVAHVLQFNKWHLLTKVIIPSALPNIFLGLRLSLGIAWLGLVVAEMMGSTSGIGFLINDARAMAMISTVFVGIIIFAALGKISDSLILWIERKCLRWQQNFKGG from the coding sequence ATGGAATCGATAATTGAAAAAAATATGCAAGTACGACGTAAAAAACAACGATTGAAATCGCACGTACAGCTTCGAACACTACTATTGGGATCGATTTTACCCATTGGACTTCTCATTATATGGGAAGTTGCTGGTCGTAACGCGTATTTAAATCCGTTGTTACTATCGATGCCATCTGACATTTTACTTGAATTCATCTATTTAGTGCAGCATGGGCACTTGTTAGGGCATTTACAAATTTCAACTTGGCGTGCATTAAGTGGATTTGTATTAGGAGGAGGGCTAGGGTTGCTAGCTGGAATTGTAGTAGGCTTTTCATATTTGTCCGAAAAGCTACTTAATCCATCCATTCAAATGCTACGAATGTTACCACATTTAGCGATTGCCCCATTATTTATATTGTGGTTTGGTTTTGGGGAAACATCGAAGCTGTTGTTAATAGCGAAAGGATCTTTTTTCCCGCTTTACGTAAATACGTTTCTAGGTCTTCGTTCGATGGATCGGAAGTTATTTGAAGTGGCACATGTACTGCAATTTAATAAATGGCATTTATTGACGAAGGTTATTATTCCATCAGCCCTTCCGAACATCTTTTTAGGACTTCGATTATCGCTAGGTATTGCATGGCTTGGATTGGTTGTAGCTGAGATGATGGGCTCGACGTCGGGGATTGGGTTTCTCATTAATGATGCACGTGCAATGGCGATGATTTCAACAGTGTTCGTAGGAATTATTATTTTTGCTGCACTTGGGAAAATTTCAGATTCACTTATTCTATGGATTGAACGTAAATGTTTACGTTGGCAGCAAAATTTTAAAGGAGGTTGA
- the ilvD gene encoding dihydroxy-acid dehydratase gives MRSDMIKVGVDRAPHRSLLYATGKVKAKDLGKPFIGVCNSYIDIIPGHVHLRTFADVVKEAIIEAGGIPFEFNTIGVDDGIAMGHIGMRYSLPSREIIADSAETVINAHWFDGVFYIPNCDKITPGMLMAAVRTNVPSIFVSGGPMEAGTSATGKQLSLTSVFEGVGAHKSGNMSAEELLDIENNACPTCGSCSGMFTANSMNCLMEMLGVALPGNGTIVATSEERHKLIKEAAKQLVRMVKEDIKPRDIITKEAIDDAFALDMAMGGSTNTVLHTLAIANEAEIDYNIEDINKVAERVPYLAKIMPASDVSMDDINKAGGVSAIINELTSIPGAIHPNRPTVAGVTMGELVKDYQITNDQVIRTKDNPYSPVGGLSVLFGNIAPDGSVIKVGAVDPSIKVFTGEAIVFESQEAAQENIDNGTVKEGHVVVIRYEGPKGGPGMPEMLAPTSAIQGRGLGTKVALITDGRFSGASRGISIGHISPEAAEGGPIALVENGDIITIDLPNRTINLEVSDEVLAERRAKLPVFEPKIKRGWLARYSKLVTSASTGGVMKI, from the coding sequence ATGAGAAGTGACATGATTAAAGTAGGCGTAGATCGTGCGCCACATCGAAGTCTTTTATATGCAACAGGCAAAGTAAAAGCAAAAGATTTAGGAAAACCATTTATTGGGGTTTGTAACTCTTATATTGACATTATTCCAGGTCATGTTCATTTACGTACATTTGCTGATGTAGTGAAAGAAGCAATAATTGAAGCGGGTGGTATTCCATTCGAATTTAATACAATCGGTGTTGATGATGGTATTGCAATGGGGCATATTGGTATGCGATACTCCTTACCTAGCCGTGAAATTATTGCAGATTCAGCAGAAACAGTTATTAATGCACACTGGTTTGATGGAGTATTTTACATTCCAAACTGTGACAAAATCACACCAGGGATGTTAATGGCAGCGGTCCGTACAAACGTACCATCGATTTTTGTATCTGGTGGTCCAATGGAGGCGGGAACATCTGCTACAGGAAAACAGCTTTCTTTAACTTCAGTATTTGAAGGTGTAGGGGCTCATAAATCAGGTAACATGTCAGCTGAAGAGCTGTTAGATATTGAAAATAATGCATGTCCAACATGTGGCTCATGTTCAGGGATGTTCACAGCGAACTCTATGAACTGTTTAATGGAAATGCTAGGTGTAGCACTTCCAGGCAACGGAACGATTGTAGCCACTTCTGAGGAGCGTCATAAACTTATTAAGGAAGCGGCTAAACAGTTAGTGCGAATGGTTAAAGAAGACATTAAGCCGCGTGACATTATTACGAAAGAAGCAATTGACGATGCATTTGCACTAGATATGGCTATGGGTGGTTCTACAAATACGGTGCTTCATACATTAGCAATTGCAAATGAAGCAGAAATTGACTATAACATCGAAGATATTAATAAAGTTGCAGAGCGTGTACCTTATTTAGCGAAAATTATGCCAGCTTCAGATGTTTCAATGGATGATATTAATAAAGCTGGTGGCGTAAGTGCCATTATTAATGAATTAACATCTATTCCAGGTGCAATTCATCCGAATCGTCCTACTGTTGCAGGTGTAACAATGGGTGAACTAGTAAAAGATTATCAGATTACGAATGATCAAGTTATTCGTACAAAAGACAATCCATATAGTCCTGTCGGTGGTTTATCAGTATTATTTGGCAATATCGCACCCGATGGCTCTGTTATTAAAGTTGGTGCTGTAGATCCTTCTATTAAAGTATTTACAGGAGAAGCCATTGTCTTTGAATCACAAGAAGCAGCGCAAGAAAATATTGATAACGGTACTGTTAAGGAAGGCCATGTAGTCGTCATTCGTTATGAAGGACCAAAAGGTGGCCCAGGGATGCCAGAAATGTTAGCACCAACATCAGCGATTCAAGGTCGTGGTCTTGGTACCAAGGTGGCGTTAATTACTGATGGTCGTTTCTCAGGTGCATCTCGCGGTATTTCAATAGGGCATATTTCACCAGAAGCAGCAGAAGGCGGTCCTATCGCTTTAGTTGAAAATGGTGACATTATTACAATTGATTTACCGAATCGTACAATCAATTTAGAAGTTTCTGATGAAGTATTAGCAGAACGCCGAGCGAAACTGCCCGTTTTTGAACCGAAAATTAAACGTGGCTGGTTAGCAAGGTATTCAAAATTAGTAACAAGCGCCTCAACTGGCGGCGTAATGAAAATTTAG
- the ilvN gene encoding acetolactate synthase small subunit, which produces MKRVITVTVINQSGVLNRVTGLLMKRQFNIESITVGHTEQPNFSKMTFVVNVEDERKIEQLVKQLSKQIDVLKVNDITDKSIVLRELALVKVISPPNLRLEMNSIVEPFRPQIIDTAKNVVTYQVVGHPEKIDAFIELIRPYGIKELTRTGATASVRETQKIMNTQLSILK; this is translated from the coding sequence TTGAAACGAGTAATTACCGTAACAGTGATTAATCAAAGTGGTGTACTAAACCGTGTAACAGGTTTACTTATGAAGCGTCAATTCAATATCGAATCGATCACAGTTGGTCATACAGAACAGCCAAACTTCTCTAAAATGACGTTTGTTGTAAACGTAGAAGATGAGCGGAAAATTGAACAACTTGTGAAGCAACTATCGAAGCAAATTGATGTGTTAAAGGTCAATGACATTACAGATAAATCTATCGTGCTTCGTGAGCTAGCGCTTGTGAAGGTTATTTCACCACCAAATTTACGTCTGGAAATGAACTCAATAGTTGAACCGTTCCGTCCACAAATTATTGATACAGCGAAAAACGTTGTGACATATCAAGTAGTAGGACATCCAGAAAAAATTGATGCCTTTATTGAGCTTATTCGCCCATATGGCATTAAAGAATTAACACGTACGGGTGCAACAGCATCTGTTCGTGAAACACAAAAAATCATGAATACACAGCTCTCTATTTTAAAATAG
- a CDS encoding LLM class flavin-dependent oxidoreductase has translation MVKRNGQLRLGAFIYYSGHHSASWRHPEARSSEIFSVDLYKDLAQTAERGKFDMMFLADLLYAINVEKAASGMLDPVTLLSAISTSTTKLGLTATVSTTYNQPYNVARRYATLDHISKGRAAWNIVTSQLDMEAHNYGKEKHPEHALRYEMAEEFVDLVTALWDSWDDDAIALDKENGIFAHAQKVKEINYQGRWYSSKGPLNVPRPPQGYPVLVVAGSSEAGKEFAAKTGEVVFTAQQSLEAAKQFYRSIHEKLAAHGRHENSIKIMPGISPIVALTEEEAWAKHESLQKLITVEDAVTAVAGFIGFDLSSYGPHGPLPENLPDVAAASNGMKSRVQLFIDTARAGNLSIVELGRKMLGARGHLQFVGTPEQLADLLELWFNEYACDGFNIMPPVLPVGLDDFVDLVIPVLQERGLFRKEYEGNTLREHLGLERPSYHHFKKLQSI, from the coding sequence ATGGTGAAAAGAAATGGACAATTGCGATTAGGGGCTTTTATTTATTATAGTGGCCATCATAGTGCAAGCTGGAGACACCCTGAAGCACGCAGTAGCGAAATATTTTCAGTAGATTTATATAAGGATTTAGCACAGACAGCAGAGCGTGGGAAATTTGATATGATGTTTTTAGCAGACTTATTATATGCAATCAATGTTGAGAAGGCAGCCTCTGGTATGCTTGATCCTGTTACACTTCTGTCAGCCATTTCAACTTCTACAACAAAATTGGGACTAACAGCGACTGTTTCTACGACGTATAATCAGCCTTATAATGTAGCGCGACGCTATGCAACTTTAGACCATATAAGTAAAGGTCGAGCTGCTTGGAACATTGTAACTTCTCAACTGGATATGGAAGCACATAATTACGGCAAAGAGAAGCATCCTGAACATGCGCTCCGTTATGAGATGGCTGAAGAATTTGTAGATTTAGTTACAGCGTTATGGGATAGCTGGGATGATGATGCCATTGCATTAGATAAAGAGAATGGAATATTTGCACATGCGCAGAAAGTAAAAGAAATTAATTACCAAGGTCGGTGGTATAGCTCGAAAGGACCGTTAAATGTACCCCGTCCCCCTCAAGGTTATCCAGTACTGGTAGTAGCAGGTTCATCTGAAGCGGGCAAAGAGTTTGCTGCGAAAACAGGTGAAGTAGTGTTTACTGCACAGCAGTCTCTTGAAGCAGCTAAACAATTTTATCGTAGTATTCATGAAAAATTAGCTGCACATGGACGACATGAAAATAGTATAAAAATTATGCCAGGGATTTCGCCAATTGTTGCACTAACAGAAGAAGAGGCTTGGGCAAAACATGAGAGCTTGCAAAAACTAATTACAGTAGAAGATGCGGTTACAGCGGTTGCTGGCTTTATTGGCTTTGACCTATCCAGCTACGGTCCACATGGACCTTTACCAGAAAACTTACCCGATGTAGCGGCAGCTTCGAATGGAATGAAAAGTCGTGTCCAATTATTTATTGATACTGCAAGGGCAGGGAACTTATCAATTGTAGAATTAGGTCGTAAAATGCTTGGAGCACGTGGACATTTGCAATTTGTCGGCACACCTGAGCAGTTGGCAGATTTATTGGAGCTTTGGTTTAATGAGTATGCCTGTGATGGTTTTAATATTATGCCGCCTGTACTGCCAGTTGGGTTGGATGATTTTGTAGATTTAGTCATTCCAGTGCTGCAGGAGAGGGGGCTATTTCGTAAAGAATATGAAGGGAACACGTTGCGTGAGCATTTAGGTTTAGAGCGACCATCTTATCATCATTTTAAAAAGCTCCAATCAATTTAA
- a CDS encoding GlsB/YeaQ/YmgE family stress response membrane protein yields the protein MISFIWYLIIGGILGWLAGVILGKDVPGGIIGNIIAGIVGSWIGSMVLGNWGWRVSDFYVFPALIGAIVLIFIVSLILKGMRKAA from the coding sequence ATGATCAGTTTCATTTGGTATTTAATCATCGGAGGAATTTTAGGCTGGTTAGCTGGCGTCATATTAGGAAAAGATGTTCCTGGAGGCATTATTGGTAATATTATTGCCGGGATCGTCGGTTCTTGGATAGGTAGTATGGTTTTAGGAAATTGGGGTTGGAGAGTCAGTGATTTTTATGTATTCCCAGCATTAATAGGTGCAATCGTACTTATCTTCATTGTCAGTCTTATTTTAAAGGGTATGCGTAAAGCCGCCTAA
- the ilvB gene encoding biosynthetic-type acetolactate synthase large subunit, with amino-acid sequence MSVNISINEKEQLASEEVEQTFQAKDGADVLVQALHDQGVEIIFGYPGGAVLQIYDAMYKNPIRHILTRHEQGAIHAAEGYARVSNKPGVVIATSGPGATNLVTGIADAMIDSIPLVVFTGQVATSVIGTDAFQEADIMGITTPITKHNYQVQDVNDIPRIVKEAFHIANTGRKGPVVVDFPKNVSQMLFDVENPPKEPEEIYLPGYQPTYKPNYLQIQKAIQAISLAKNPVILAGAGVLFADAREELTTFAEKYRIPVANTLLGLGSIHGDHELFIGMAGMHGTVTANIAITKSDLLLNIGARFDDRLTGNLATFAPNATIVHIDIDPAEIGKNVPTDIPIVADAKEALKSLLKKDFDGPDTAQWLEFLNNHANEYPLWYTKEAGDSEVLPQEALELVHKITEGDAIVTTDVGQHQMWAAQYYRLNNDHGWVTSGGLGTMGFGFPAAIGAQFAKPDKKVVSIVGDAGFQMTAQELSLLQEFNLPVKIVILNNSCLGMVRQWQQTFYEERYSSSLMPIQPDFVKLADAYGIKGYRINTIDEAESIFREALLNDEPALIDCRVKQLECVYPMVAPGKGLHEMIGVKKN; translated from the coding sequence ATGAGTGTGAATATTTCAATTAATGAAAAAGAACAATTGGCGTCAGAGGAAGTAGAACAAACTTTTCAAGCGAAAGACGGTGCAGACGTTTTAGTCCAAGCGCTACATGATCAAGGTGTAGAGATAATTTTTGGATATCCAGGTGGGGCAGTACTTCAAATTTACGATGCAATGTACAAAAACCCAATTCGTCATATTTTAACTCGTCACGAGCAAGGTGCCATTCACGCAGCTGAAGGCTATGCACGTGTATCGAATAAACCGGGAGTTGTTATTGCAACAAGTGGGCCAGGTGCAACGAACCTAGTAACAGGCATTGCGGATGCAATGATTGATTCGATTCCACTAGTTGTTTTCACAGGACAGGTAGCGACATCTGTTATTGGGACAGATGCATTCCAAGAGGCAGATATTATGGGCATTACAACACCTATTACAAAGCATAACTATCAAGTACAGGATGTTAATGACATTCCACGCATCGTGAAAGAAGCTTTCCATATTGCCAATACTGGCCGTAAAGGTCCAGTTGTTGTGGATTTCCCGAAAAACGTCTCTCAAATGCTGTTTGATGTCGAGAATCCACCGAAAGAACCAGAAGAAATCTATTTACCAGGCTATCAGCCAACATATAAGCCGAACTATTTACAAATTCAAAAGGCGATTCAAGCCATTTCATTAGCAAAAAATCCAGTAATTTTAGCAGGCGCAGGTGTACTATTTGCCGATGCACGTGAAGAATTAACAACATTCGCAGAGAAGTATCGAATTCCAGTGGCCAATACTTTATTAGGGCTAGGCTCGATCCATGGTGACCACGAATTATTCATTGGTATGGCAGGGATGCATGGGACGGTTACAGCGAATATCGCGATTACAAAATCTGATTTACTTCTAAATATCGGTGCCCGCTTTGATGACCGTTTGACAGGGAATTTAGCAACATTTGCACCGAACGCAACAATTGTCCATATCGATATAGATCCTGCTGAAATCGGTAAAAACGTACCAACAGATATTCCAATCGTTGCGGATGCGAAAGAGGCGTTAAAGTCATTATTGAAAAAAGACTTTGATGGTCCAGATACTGCGCAATGGCTAGAATTTTTAAACAATCATGCAAATGAATATCCGCTTTGGTATACAAAAGAGGCTGGTGACTCAGAAGTTTTACCGCAGGAAGCGCTAGAGCTTGTGCATAAAATTACTGAAGGGGATGCCATTGTAACGACGGATGTCGGTCAGCATCAAATGTGGGCTGCACAATATTACCGCTTGAACAATGATCATGGATGGGTAACGTCTGGTGGACTTGGTACGATGGGCTTCGGCTTCCCAGCCGCAATTGGAGCCCAGTTTGCGAAGCCAGACAAAAAAGTTGTTTCGATTGTAGGCGATGCAGGATTCCAAATGACTGCACAAGAGCTTTCCTTATTACAAGAATTCAACTTACCAGTAAAAATTGTGATTTTAAATAATAGCTGTTTAGGAATGGTTCGCCAATGGCAACAAACTTTCTATGAAGAGCGTTATTCATCTTCACTTATGCCGATCCAGCCAGACTTTGTTAAATTAGCGGATGCATACGGCATTAAAGGCTATCGCATTAACACAATTGATGAAGCGGAAAGTATTTTCCGTGAGGCCCTTCTTAATGACGAGCCAGCGTTAATCGATTGCCGTGTAAAACAGCTTGAATGTGTATATCCAATGGTTGCACCAGGTAAAGGGTTACATGAAATGATTGGGGTGAAAAAGAATTGA
- a CDS encoding cysteine hydrolase family protein, which yields MKKALLVIDYTNDFVATEGKLTCGEPGQLLDTPIATLIEQFLADKNLVVFANDLHEENDPFHPETKLFPPHNIRGTLGRNLYGHVGKVYDLHKEEVIWLDKTRYSAFAGTNLAILLKERGIEEIHLVGVCTDICILHTAVDAYNLGISTVIYANAVASFDAAGHQWALRHFENTLGATVVK from the coding sequence TTGAAAAAAGCATTACTCGTCATTGATTATACAAATGATTTTGTAGCGACAGAAGGCAAACTAACATGTGGAGAACCAGGACAATTACTAGATACGCCTATTGCGACATTAATTGAGCAATTTCTTGCTGACAAAAATTTAGTGGTCTTTGCTAATGACTTACATGAAGAAAATGATCCGTTCCATCCCGAAACGAAGCTTTTTCCTCCTCATAATATAAGGGGCACGCTTGGGCGCAATCTATATGGTCATGTTGGTAAAGTTTATGACTTGCACAAAGAAGAAGTAATTTGGCTCGATAAAACACGCTATAGTGCATTTGCAGGAACAAATTTAGCCATCTTACTAAAAGAACGTGGCATAGAGGAAATTCATTTAGTTGGTGTTTGCACAGATATTTGCATTTTGCATACTGCTGTAGATGCTTATAATTTGGGCATTTCTACAGTTATTTATGCAAATGCTGTCGCTAGCTTTGACGCAGCTGGTCATCAATGGGCTTTACGTCATTTTGAAAATACGCTAGGTGCAACCGTTGTGAAATAA
- a CDS encoding D-arabinono-1,4-lactone oxidase, translating to MFSIEKWKSGEKWTNWAGNIISYPSEKYLPRSIEEVVNVVKHARDAKKTIRVTGAAHSFSAVAMPEHIALSLHNMRGLISIDADKQEATLWAGTYLYEIGPQLASHGFGLINMGDIQEQTIAGAVSTGTHGTGVTLGSLSSAVTRWCFVDGNGTYHEHNRGADDLSETLHVSLGMLGVLVKVTIKVVPLYSLHYIGTRDTLTNGLETFAKDIRQHRHVEWFYFPGSETIQIKRMNALAPVYQSQWSKYVENIKLQIVENGAFFAISELCKWKPSLSSTMSKLAAANVVEAEKIGISYEIFPSPRSVKFQESEYAIALPQFEACMEEIHATFKKGHLNVHFPLECRTTAGESGYLSPTQGQESAFIAFHMYKGMSEEPYFKWVHMLMQKYQGRPHWGKQSHLTASHVHALYPNVDKFLAIRAQYDPEKVFFTHYLEQLFVL from the coding sequence ATGTTTTCTATAGAGAAGTGGAAAAGTGGAGAAAAATGGACGAATTGGGCGGGTAATATTATTTCGTATCCAAGTGAGAAGTATTTGCCTCGTTCTATAGAAGAAGTAGTCAACGTAGTGAAGCATGCACGAGATGCTAAGAAAACGATTCGAGTAACTGGTGCGGCTCATTCTTTTAGTGCTGTTGCCATGCCTGAGCATATTGCACTTTCATTACATAATATGCGGGGGCTTATTTCAATTGATGCGGACAAACAAGAGGCAACATTATGGGCAGGAACATATTTATATGAAATCGGTCCACAGCTTGCCTCACATGGTTTTGGTCTAATCAATATGGGTGATATTCAAGAGCAAACAATTGCAGGTGCAGTATCAACAGGCACACATGGGACAGGTGTTACGTTAGGCTCGCTCTCATCGGCAGTGACACGCTGGTGCTTTGTCGATGGCAATGGAACATATCACGAACATAATAGAGGTGCTGATGATTTATCGGAAACGCTCCATGTCTCACTCGGCATGCTTGGTGTTCTTGTAAAAGTAACAATAAAAGTGGTACCGCTATATAGCTTACATTATATTGGGACTAGGGACACATTAACAAATGGGCTTGAGACATTCGCAAAAGATATTCGACAGCATCGTCATGTGGAATGGTTTTACTTTCCTGGCAGTGAGACGATTCAAATTAAACGAATGAATGCACTGGCTCCTGTGTATCAGAGTCAATGGAGTAAATACGTAGAAAATATAAAACTACAAATAGTAGAAAATGGTGCGTTTTTTGCTATTTCTGAACTATGTAAATGGAAGCCATCCTTAAGCAGTACGATGAGCAAATTAGCAGCTGCAAATGTAGTGGAGGCTGAGAAGATTGGTATAAGCTATGAAATTTTTCCTTCTCCTCGAAGTGTAAAATTTCAAGAGAGTGAGTACGCAATAGCATTACCACAATTTGAAGCATGTATGGAAGAGATTCATGCAACGTTTAAAAAAGGACATTTGAATGTGCACTTTCCATTGGAATGTCGAACAACAGCTGGTGAATCTGGTTATTTAAGCCCTACTCAGGGACAGGAATCAGCTTTTATTGCATTTCATATGTATAAAGGCATGTCGGAAGAGCCTTATTTTAAATGGGTGCATATGCTTATGCAAAAATATCAAGGACGGCCACATTGGGGAAAACAAAGTCATTTGACTGCCTCACATGTTCATGCATTGTATCCCAATGTAGATAAATTTTTAGCAATCCGTGCACAATACGATCCTGAAAAAGTATTTTTCACACATTACCTAGAGCAATTATTCGTATTGTAA